In Anastrepha obliqua isolate idAnaObli1 unplaced genomic scaffold, idAnaObli1_1.0 ptg000012l, whole genome shotgun sequence, a single window of DNA contains:
- the LOC129251352 gene encoding uncharacterized protein LOC129251352 → MDALGDSCLQARQRFQGLERKFARNPDLKAEYSKFVKEYLDLNHMSLVSNEVVQQCKYFLPHHCVIKCDSSTTKLRVVFDGSATTTSSFSLNDLLMAGPTIQPKLFHILIRFRTFPIALTADICKMYRCVRVTPPDNMLQCILWRESPQEDFRIYKLDTVTYGTKPAAFLAIRAMHQLAADESVTYPIGAEAVFRDFYVDDLITGADSMAEVLNIKLQTTSLLTRGSFKLRKWCSNSPEILRDIPDVDKEKFLKLDDGSDITKALGLVWDPHKDKLLFSFGPQREFGKNSKRSALSTLARCYDPLGLMGPR, encoded by the coding sequence ATGGATGCCCTAGGAGACTCCTGTTTACAAGCTCGTCAACGCTTTCAAGGTCTGGAACGAAAATTCGCCCGTAACCCTGATCTAAAGGCAGAATACAGTAAGTTTGTTAAGGAATATCTGGACCTCAACCACATGTCGCTGGTTTCCAACGAGGTTGTACAACAATGCAAGTACTTCCTGCCACATCATTGCGTTATCAAGTGTGACAGTAGTACAACAAAATTGAGGGTGGTTTTTGATGGATCTGCAACCACTACCTCAAGTTTTTCGTTAAATGACCTACTCATGGCAGGCCCAACTATTCAACCGAAGCTTTTTCATATTCTCATTAGATTTCGTACTTTTCCTATAGCACTTACTGCAGACATCTGTAAGATGTATAGGTGTGTTCGCGTCACTCCACCGGACAACATGCTCCAATGTATTTTGTGGCGAGAATCTCCACAAGAAGACTTTCGCATCTATAAGCTCGACACGGTGACGTATGGAACTAAGCCTGCAGCGTTTCTAGCCATCCGAGCCATGCACCAACTCGCAGCAGACGAATCCGTGACTTATCCCATTGGAGCAGAAGCGGTATTTCGGGACTTCTATGTAGATGACCTGATAACTGGGGCCGATTCAATGGCAGAAGTACTCAACATTAAACTGCAAACAACTAGCCTTCTTACCCGAGGAAGCTTCAAGTTACGCAAATGGTGCTCTAATAGTCCTGAGATCCTTCGTGATATTCCTGACGTAGACAAGGAAAAGTTTCTTAAGCTTGACGATGGCAGTGACATCACCAAAGCACTGGGGCTTGTCTGGGACCCGCACAAGGACAAATTGCTATTTTCATTTGGACCACAAAGAGAATTCGGAAAAAACTCCAAACGCTCTGCTTTGTCTACACTAGCTCGATGTTACGATCCCCTTGGACTAATGGGGCCACGCTGA